Proteins found in one Clostridium kluyveri DSM 555 genomic segment:
- a CDS encoding phage portal protein — MNLLKGLFRSRDKPQNRVGSAFSFLFGGTSSGKTVNERTAMQATAVYACVRILAEAIAGLPLHVYRYRSDGGKEKIPFHPLYYLLHDEPNPEMTSFVFRETLMSHLLLWGNAYAQIVRNGRGQAIALYPLLPNKMEVSRASNGELVYTYYRDTDESGLNPKGGYVTLRKDDVLHIPGLGFDGLIGYSPIAMAKNAIGMSLATEEYGAAFFANGANPGGVLEHPGVIKDIQRVKDSWNSAYQGTAKAHKIAVLEEGMKFQAIGIPPEQAQFLETRKFQINEIARIFRVPPHMVGDLEKSSFSNIEQQSLEFVKYTLDPWVVRWEQSLQQSLILPSEKTSVFIKFNLDGLLRGDYQSRMNGYAIGRQNGWMSANDIRELEDMNRIPAEEGGDLYLVNGNMTKLADAGAFAKTEGGQ, encoded by the coding sequence GCAACAGCGGTGTATGCCTGCGTAAGAATACTAGCTGAAGCGATTGCTGGACTGCCACTACATGTATATAGATATCGTTCTGATGGAGGTAAAGAAAAGATTCCTTTCCACCCTTTGTATTACCTTCTTCATGATGAACCAAATCCAGAGATGACTTCATTTGTGTTTCGAGAAACACTGATGAGTCATCTTTTACTTTGGGGCAATGCTTATGCACAGATAGTTCGAAATGGTCGTGGCCAGGCAATTGCGCTTTATCCCCTACTTCCTAACAAGATGGAAGTAAGTCGAGCATCAAATGGTGAACTGGTTTATACCTACTACCGGGATACAGACGAAAGTGGCCTGAATCCAAAGGGCGGCTATGTCACACTTCGCAAAGATGATGTACTTCACATACCAGGCTTAGGCTTTGATGGACTCATTGGCTATAGCCCTATTGCTATGGCAAAAAATGCAATCGGTATGTCACTTGCTACCGAAGAATACGGTGCGGCATTCTTTGCTAATGGAGCCAATCCCGGCGGTGTGCTGGAGCACCCGGGAGTAATTAAAGACATACAGAGAGTCAAGGATAGCTGGAATAGTGCTTACCAAGGCACAGCTAAGGCACATAAAATCGCTGTATTGGAAGAGGGCATGAAGTTTCAAGCCATCGGTATACCTCCAGAACAGGCTCAGTTTTTAGAAACACGGAAATTTCAAATCAATGAGATTGCGAGGATTTTCCGTGTGCCTCCCCATATGGTGGGAGATCTTGAGAAATCTAGCTTCTCCAATATCGAGCAGCAGTCTTTGGAGTTTGTAAAATACACTCTCGATCCGTGGGTGGTGAGATGGGAGCAAAGTCTCCAGCAATCGCTTATTTTGCCTTCTGAGAAAACATCAGTATTCATCAAGTTCAATTTAGATGGTCTGCTGCGCGGCGATTATCAAAGCCGAATGAATGGCTATGCTATCGGGCGGCAAAATGGCTGGATGTCAGCTAATGATATCCGTGAATTGGAGGACATGAACCGTATCCCAGCTGAGGAAGGTGGCGATTTATATCTGGTTAACGGAAATATGACGAAATTGGCTGACGCAGGAGCGTTTGCCAAAACCGAAGGAGGTCAGTAA
- a CDS encoding head fiber protein → MSYNTKNYTEQGGEKTVIGGTLEIKEGASVTGLSANPLLVATEETLGGVKAAAAGEDDTVEVKIGEDGKLYAPTYPTDATESVSGLVKKAANQADSIAEDTATLVTDFNALLAKLKAAGLMAADEE, encoded by the coding sequence ATGAGCTATAACACTAAGAATTACACCGAACAAGGCGGAGAAAAAACTGTTATAGGCGGAACACTTGAAATCAAGGAAGGAGCCTCGGTAACGGGGCTCTCCGCCAATCCGCTTCTCGTGGCAACAGAGGAGACTCTCGGTGGTGTAAAAGCGGCCGCTGCTGGTGAGGACGATACCGTCGAAGTAAAAATCGGCGAAGACGGTAAGCTGTATGCTCCAACATATCCTACCGATGCTACGGAGTCAGTCTCTGGGCTAGTAAAAAAGGCTGCTAATCAAGCCGACAGCATAGCCGAGGATACAGCCACTCTTGTCACGGATTTTAATGCTCTGCTCGCTAAACTAAAAGCGGCTGGGTTAATGGCAGCAGACGAAGAATGA
- a CDS encoding head maturation protease, ClpP-related, which translates to MKKFWNWVRDSDEGRTLYLNGVISEETWWGDEVTPKMFKDELLAGTGDITVWINSPGGDVFAAAQIYNMLMDYTGKVTVKIDGLAASAASVIAMAGGDVYMSPVSMIMIHNPSTIAIGDSEEMLRAKALLDEVKESIINAYELKTGLSRIKLSHLMDAESWMNANKAIELGFADKIMFMESETPDLTDSLIFSRMAVTNSLISKLPKKQKIKTGTPIESLDKRLSLISH; encoded by the coding sequence ATGAAGAAGTTCTGGAATTGGGTGCGAGATTCTGATGAAGGGCGCACTCTCTATTTAAATGGAGTGATATCCGAAGAAACGTGGTGGGGTGATGAGGTCACACCTAAGATGTTCAAAGATGAACTGCTGGCTGGCACCGGTGATATTACAGTGTGGATTAACTCTCCTGGAGGGGATGTGTTTGCAGCAGCTCAGATTTACAACATGCTTATGGACTATACCGGAAAGGTCACTGTAAAAATTGACGGGCTTGCGGCAAGTGCAGCTTCTGTTATTGCAATGGCGGGTGGAGATGTATATATGTCGCCGGTATCCATGATCATGATTCATAACCCTTCGACCATTGCCATTGGTGACAGCGAGGAAATGCTGCGAGCTAAAGCTCTATTAGATGAGGTTAAGGAAAGTATTATTAATGCCTATGAGTTAAAGACTGGTCTTTCCCGAATAAAGCTTTCTCATCTGATGGATGCAGAATCATGGATGAATGCAAACAAAGCCATCGAACTTGGTTTTGCAGATAAGATCATGTTTATGGAAAGTGAAACACCGGATTTGACGGATAGCCTTATCTTTAGCAGGATGGCGGTTACCAACTCACTTATTAGCAAACTACCTAAAAAACAAAAAATAAAAACAGGTACACCTATAGAGTCGCTGGATAAGCGGCTTTCTTTAATTTCTCACTAA
- a CDS encoding head-tail adaptor protein: protein MSFGKMNTFIDIISTEPIKDKDGFAAIGDNILASVRAYKEDRHGSERWANRASFSSATSLFRFRKISGLRVTSEMVIVCDDGRYQILSVDDVRNRGMYVEVLAEKIEPTVR, encoded by the coding sequence ATGAGTTTTGGAAAGATGAACACCTTTATTGATATCATCAGTACAGAGCCTATTAAAGACAAGGATGGTTTCGCTGCTATAGGCGATAACATACTTGCCAGTGTACGTGCCTACAAGGAAGATCGGCATGGCAGTGAGCGGTGGGCAAATAGGGCATCATTTTCTTCTGCAACTTCCCTATTTAGGTTTAGAAAAATTTCTGGCCTTAGGGTGACCAGTGAAATGGTCATCGTTTGTGATGATGGCAGATATCAGATTTTAAGCGTTGATGATGTAAGAAACCGAGGTATGTATGTCGAGGTTTTAGCAGAAAAGATAGAACCAACTGTGAGGTGA
- a CDS encoding phage major capsid protein, with protein sequence MSKILELREKRAKVWDAAKAFLDSKRGGDGLLSAEDTQTYEKMEAEVVALGKEIERLERQAVIDLELSKATSSPITNTPSKHAEDKTGRASAEYKKAFWNAMRTRAGEGLDVNVRNALQIGTDSEGGYLVPDEFERTLVEALEEENIFRSLANVINTSSGDRKIPVVATKGTASWVDEEGTIPDSDDSFGQVSIGAYKLATMIKVSEELLNDSVFNLEAYISKEFARRIGNKEEEAFFTGDGSGKPTGILASTGGAQIGVTTAGATAITMDEVLDLFYSLKAPYRNKAVFVMNDATVKAIRKLKDGQGQYLWQPSLQAGTPDTILNRPLYTSAYMPTIAAAAKSIAFGDFSYYWVADRQGRVFKRLNELYAVTGQVGFVATQRVDGKLILPEAIKVLQQKA encoded by the coding sequence ATGAGTAAAATTCTTGAATTGCGCGAGAAACGCGCTAAGGTTTGGGATGCGGCGAAGGCATTCCTTGATTCAAAACGTGGCGGTGATGGATTGTTATCCGCAGAGGACACACAAACCTATGAAAAGATGGAAGCTGAAGTTGTTGCACTTGGTAAGGAAATAGAACGTTTGGAACGTCAGGCGGTTATTGACTTAGAACTTTCCAAAGCCACTAGTAGCCCTATTACAAACACACCGTCCAAACATGCTGAAGATAAGACAGGACGTGCGTCTGCAGAGTACAAGAAAGCATTCTGGAATGCCATGCGTACTCGTGCAGGGGAAGGCCTTGATGTAAACGTAAGAAATGCCCTTCAAATTGGTACAGACTCCGAGGGTGGTTATCTTGTGCCTGACGAGTTTGAACGTACCTTAGTAGAGGCTCTTGAGGAAGAGAACATTTTCCGTTCACTGGCCAATGTTATCAATACATCTTCTGGTGATAGGAAAATTCCTGTTGTAGCTACAAAAGGTACTGCTTCCTGGGTGGATGAAGAAGGCACTATCCCAGATAGCGATGATAGCTTCGGACAGGTTTCTATAGGAGCTTACAAACTCGCTACCATGATCAAAGTTTCCGAGGAGCTTCTTAACGATTCTGTGTTCAATCTTGAAGCCTACATCTCTAAGGAGTTTGCAAGGCGTATCGGTAACAAAGAGGAAGAGGCGTTCTTTACCGGTGATGGATCTGGAAAACCGACAGGTATCCTTGCTTCTACAGGTGGTGCCCAAATTGGTGTGACTACTGCAGGTGCTACGGCAATTACTATGGACGAGGTACTTGATCTGTTCTATTCACTAAAGGCACCTTACCGTAATAAGGCTGTATTCGTTATGAACGACGCCACTGTAAAAGCAATCCGTAAACTAAAGGATGGTCAAGGACAGTACCTATGGCAACCTTCCTTACAGGCAGGTACACCGGATACTATCCTTAATCGACCATTGTATACTTCTGCATATATGCCAACTATTGCTGCAGCTGCGAAGAGTATCGCATTTGGTGATTTTAGTTATTACTGGGTAGCTGATCGTCAGGGTCGTGTATTTAAGAGGCTTAATGAACTTTATGCTGTTACTGGCCAAGTAGGCTTTGTTGCAACTCAGCGTGTGGATGGAAAATTAATTCTACCTGAAGCCATAAAAGTACTTCAGCAGAAAGCTTAA
- a CDS encoding HK97 gp10 family phage protein has translation MAKVNIKMPEEFLLKVSRLADQTDVILPKVLEVGGEVVLDKVKGNLSKVIGKNTKYPSKSTGELLSSLGLSSAKQDRNGNFNVKVGFAEPRSGGESNAKIATIIEYGKHGQPAKPFLKPARTASRKPCINAMIAKLEEEIDKI, from the coding sequence ATGGCAAAAGTGAATATAAAGATGCCAGAAGAATTCCTTTTAAAGGTATCACGATTAGCTGACCAGACCGATGTAATTCTTCCTAAGGTTCTGGAAGTTGGCGGTGAAGTGGTATTGGATAAAGTTAAGGGAAATCTAAGTAAAGTGATTGGTAAGAATACAAAATATCCATCCAAAAGCACTGGGGAGCTACTATCTTCACTAGGACTTTCAAGTGCAAAGCAAGATAGAAACGGAAACTTCAATGTTAAAGTTGGCTTTGCCGAGCCACGTTCTGGTGGTGAGAGCAATGCTAAAATTGCCACAATCATTGAATATGGTAAACATGGTCAGCCTGCAAAACCCTTCCTAAAGCCTGCGAGAACTGCATCTAGAAAACCTTGTATCAATGCGATGATCGCAAAGCTAGAGGAGGAGATTGATAAAATATGA
- a CDS encoding head-tail connector protein: MTTDNLLPKVKANLILTHDADDGLLLHYIKAAVSYAESYQHVAEGYYTENIMPPTTEQAVIMLSSHFYESRDGSTAGFFADSVQAGQQVWNTVNLLLRLDRDWKV; encoded by the coding sequence ATGACAACTGATAATCTTCTCCCTAAAGTAAAAGCAAATCTGATCCTGACGCATGACGCAGACGATGGACTTCTGCTGCATTACATCAAAGCCGCCGTCTCTTATGCGGAAAGTTATCAGCATGTTGCTGAGGGTTATTACACTGAAAACATCATGCCCCCAACAACTGAACAGGCAGTAATCATGCTGTCGAGTCATTTCTACGAAAGCAGAGATGGCTCGACGGCTGGTTTCTTCGCCGATAGCGTACAAGCGGGGCAGCAGGTTTGGAACACAGTGAACCTACTTCTTAGACTAGACCGGGATTGGAAGGTGTAA